The following proteins come from a genomic window of Lycium ferocissimum isolate CSIRO_LF1 chromosome 4, AGI_CSIRO_Lferr_CH_V1, whole genome shotgun sequence:
- the LOC132054011 gene encoding cytochrome P450 94A2-like — protein sequence MQFVFSDLLGDGLLLVDGENWKTQRQILTRNIFHADTFLYLVKSATVNELHRRLIPLFESASINKNTLELQDVFHRLTFDILCQVGFGHDPQYLLPSLPETPLIDSFETAIRISMTRFIYPSVLWRIKKILNIGSEKNLRYAVNVLREYVKKRIADKRSHSSGDFLDRFVKYYNNGLVHDDEDKFVIDSCINLILAGDDTVFSALIWLFWFISTHREVEKEIVKEIEEKNGDLNAMVYTHASICESMRLYPPVNVEVKQATEDDVLPDGTKVKKGTSIILHILAMGRWSELWGSNYQDFRPERWLVKDACTGNWKFVPKDPFTYPVFQAGPRTCLGKEIAFMQIKLVVACVLKRFRLVPVDGFTPIFNSSLTSKMKNGFPVQIVDRR from the coding sequence ATGCAATTTGTTTTCTCAGATTTATTAGGTGATGGCCTTTTACTTGTTGACGGCGAAAATTGGAAAACCCAAAGGCAAATCCTCACGCGTAACATATTCCACGCGGATACATTTCTTTATCTAGTTAAATCAGCCACTGTGAACGAGCTCCATCGTCGTCTTATTCCTCTATTCGAAAGTGcatcaataaataaaaatactctTGAACTTCAAGATGTTTTTCATCGGCTTACTTTTGACATTTTATGTCAAGTAGGATTCGGTCATGATCCCCAGTACTTATTACCATCTCTCCCTGAGACCCCGTTAATAGACTCTTTTGAAACAGCAATCAGGATCAGCATGACGAGGTTTATTTACCCGTCCGTCTTGTggagaattaaaaaaattctcaaCATTGGATCGGAAAAGAATCTCAGGTATGCTGTCAATGTACTCCGTGAATACGTAAAGAAGAGAATTGCGGACAAGCGTTCACATTCATCAGGCGATTTTCTTGACAGATTTGTCAAATACTACAACAATGGACTAGTACACGATGACGAGGACAAGTTTGTTATTGATAGCTGTATTAATTTAATCCTGGCTGGTGATGATACTGTATTTTCAGCTTTAATATGGTTGTTTTGGTTCATCTCAACTCACCGAGAGGTAGAAAAGGAGATTGTCAAAGAAATCGAAGAAAAAAATGGTGATTTAAATGCAATGGTGTATACACATGCTTCAATTTGCGAAAGCATGAGATTGTACCCGCCAGTCAATGTGGAAGTGAAGCAAGCGACTGAAGACGATGTTTTGCCAGATGGGACTAAAGTGAAGAAGGGAACAAGCATTATTCTCCACATTCTCGCAATGGGGAGATGGTCTGAATTGTGGGGTTCCAATTATCAGGATTTTCGCCCAGAGCGTTGGTTGGTAAAAGATGCATGTACGGGAAACTGGAAATTTGTCCCAAAGGATCCGTTTACATATCCAGTGTTTCAAGCTGGGCCAAGGACTTGTCTTGGTAAAGAAATTGCTTTCATGCAGATAAAGTTGGTGGTTGCTTGTGTTCTCAAGAGGTTCAGGCTTGTTCCTGTTGATGGTTTTACTCCTATTTTTAATTCGTCATTGACATCAAagatgaaaaatggttttcctgtACAAATTGTGGATCGTCGCTAA